Proteins from a single region of Hermetia illucens chromosome 3, iHerIll2.2.curated.20191125, whole genome shotgun sequence:
- the LOC119653126 gene encoding probable cytochrome P450 9f2 has product MYLFKWLVLDCLVVLLVACYGLYRWAVAKHDHFLKRGVDHDKPLPFFGTFKNLYLRTESHFGVVMKQYEKYKHKSYFGIYEHRKPVLVVTDPSLIRQITVINFDHFMNHGDIFSSTTIMKLGFCMPKDNKWKNLRATLLPCFQSENLRFMFYLIEECSLLAIHNLKKESGFSSIIEINIFKYFGRFFIDALATTTFGMRPNSVSFKENTFFNKIRKAIDMNPTIYIVHFLYGNFPEIMKFLKVSLLSNDFISYFKSLVKEIIDYRRKNNIRHFDIVHILMEREDTDETIGGEALKQSDPLTDDEIVVQCLTILMDGLVKSTYVASCAVYEIANNPGVQAKLLKEIDTVNGKVSNKSISYDTLKEMDYLDMIIYETLRKWSIEHIIDRVCTKPYTLYDITTGHSVNLEPGETICIPIAAFHRDPNYFPGPEKFNPERFSEEKRGFIRPYTFLPFGVGPRNCIGSKLALMQIKAAMVSLFSEFYVESLSPKTAKLMANSTAFFLRPQNNPIIHLHSRRTV; this is encoded by the exons atgtatttatttaagTGGCTCGTTCTTGACTGTTTGGTAGTCCTTTTAGTTGCTTGTTACGGTCTGTATAGGTGGGCAGTCGCGAAACATGATCACTTTCTCAAACGAGGGGTTGATCATGATAAGCCATTGCCGTTCTTTGGAACTTTTAAGAATTTGTACTTGCGCACTGAAAGCCATTTCGGTGTTGTGATGAAACAGTATGAAAAGTATAAACATAAAAG ttatttcggGATATATGAACATCGAAAGCCTGTACTAGTAGTAACCGACCCATCACTTATACGACAGATCACTGTCATaaactttgatcacttcatgaACCATGGCGACATATTCAGCAGCACTACTATCATGAAACTAGGCTTCTGCATGCCCAAAGATAATAAATGGAAAAATCTAAGAGCTACGCTGCTACCGTGCTTTCAGTCAGAAAATTTACGTTTCATGTTTTATCTGATCGAGGAGTGCTCCCTGTTAGCTATTCACAATCTGAAAAAGGAGTCTGGATTCAGTTCAATCATTGAAATCAATATCTTCAAATATTTTGGGCGATTTTTCATAGATGCATTAGCAACCACCACATTTGGGATGCGACCAAATTCTGTTTCATTCAAAGAGAATacgtttttcaataaaatccgTAAAGCAATAGATATGAACCCTACGATTTATATTGTTCACTTTCTGTATGGAAATTTCCCAGAAATAATGAAG TTCCTCAAAGTATCTTTACTCAGCAATGACTTCATCTCGTATTTCAAATCGCTTGTCAAAGAAATCATAGATtatcgtcgcaaaaataatattaGGCATTTTGATATTGTTCATATACTGATGGAGAGAGAGGATACAGATGAAACGATAGGAGGCGAAGCGTTAAAGCAAAGTGATCCTTTGACTGATGATGAAATAGTAGTACAATGCCTAACAATCTTAATGGATGGTCTCGTCAAATCTACTTATGTAGCGAGTTGCGCTGTGTACGAAATTGCAAATAATCCTGGAGTTCAAGCCAAACTACTGAAGGAAATCGATACAGTTAATGGGAAAGTTAGCAACAAGTCAATATCTTACGATACCCTTAAGGAAATGGACTATCTAGATATGATCATCTATGAAACACTTCGAAAGTGGTCAATAGAACACATTATCGACAGGGTATGTACGAAACCATACACCCTCTACGACATAACCACCGGGCACTCTGTAAACCTTGAACCAGGCGAAACAATTTGCATACCGATTGCAGCCTTCCATCGGGACCCAAACTACTTCCCTGGTCCCGAGAAATTCAACCCTGAACGTTTCAGTGAAGAAAAACGGGGTTTCATTCGTCCGTATACCTTCTTGCCTTTTGGAGTTGGACCCAGGAATTGCATTG GATCGAAACTTGCTCTAatgcaaattaaagcagcaatGGTTAGCCTTTTTTCAGAGTTCTATGTGGAATCCTTATCACCGAAAACTGCCAAGCTCATGGCTAATAGCACGGCCTTTTTCTTGCGGCCCCAAAATAATCCTATTATCCATTTACACTCCAGGAGAACTGTGTAG
- the LOC119651517 gene encoding probable cytochrome P450 9f2 yields the protein MFLFKCFFPDWLLILLVVCYGLYWWAVAKHDHFLKLGVDHDKPLAFFGTFKNVYFRTESHFGVVMKQYEKYKHKSYFGIYEHRKPVLVVTDPGLIRQITVTDFDHFKDRGDMFNCTRLQELAFCMFKNNKWESLRTTLLPCFQSENLRFAFYLIEECSLLAIHNLKKESGFSSTIEINIFTYFARFFIDALATTTFGMRPNSVSFKENMFFNHILRVKHINPMLYIVHFLHGNFPGCLKLLTVPLIGNSVIWYFKSLVKEIIEYRRKNNIKHFDIVHMLIEGEDKDKLAEDKKPEQNDSLTDDEIVRQCLTILMDGLFKSSVIATCAVLEIANNPRIQDKLQKEIDTVSGRVRDKSISYDTLKEMDYLDMIIYETLRKWSVEHIIDRVCTKPYTLFDKTTGHSVNLEPGETICIPIAAFHRDANYFSDPEKFYPERFSEDKRGFIRPYTFLPFGIGPRNCIGAKFALMQIKAAMVSLFSEFHVESLSPKAVELTADNKAFFLLPQSNPTVRLLCRKSS from the exons atgtttttatttaagTGCTTTTTTCCTGACTGGCTACTAATCCTTTTAGTTGTTTGTTACGGTCTATATTGGTGGGCAGTTGCCAAACATGATCACTTTCTCAAACTAGGGGTTGATCATGATAAGCCATTGGCGTTCTTTGGAACTTTTAAGAATGTATACTTCCGAACAGAAAGTCATTTCGGCGTTGTAATGAAGCAGTATGAAAAGTATAAACACAAAAG TTATTTCGGAATATATGAGCATCGGAAGCCTGTACTGGTAGTAACTGACCCAGGACTTATTCGACAGATCACGGTCACagactttgatcacttcaaggACCGTGGAGACATGTTCAATTGCACTAGACTCCAAGAACTAGCCTTCTGCatgttcaaaaataataaatgggAAAGCCTGAGGACTACGCTGTTGCCGTGCTTTCAGTCGGAGAATCTGCGGTTTGCCTTTTATTTGATCGAAGAGTGCTCCCTGTTAGCTATCCACAATCTGAAAAAGGAGTCAGGATTCAGTTCAACTATTGAAATCAATATCTTCACCTATTTTGCCCGATTCTTCATAGATGCACTAGCTACCACCACGTTTGGGATGAGACCGAATTCTGTTTCATTCAAGGAGAATATGTTTTTCAACCATATCCTTAGAGTAAAACATATAAACCCAATGCTTTACATTGTCCACTTTCTGCATGGGAATTTCCCAGGATGCCTGAAG CTCCTGACAGTACCCTTAATTGGCAATAGCGTCATCTGGTATTTCAAATCACTTGTCAAAGAAATCATAGAGTATCGACGCAAAAATAACATTAAACACTTTGATATTGTACATATGCTGATTGAGGGAGAAGACAAGGATAAACTAGCGGAAGAcaaaaaaccagagcaaaaTGATTCGTTGACCGATGATGAGATAGTAAGACAATGTCTGACAATCTTAATGGATGGTCTCTTCAAATCTTCCGTTATAGCGACTTGCGCTGTTCTCGAAATTGCAAATAATCCCCGAATTCAAGACAAATTACAGAAGGAAATTGATACAGTCAGTGGGAGAGTCAGAGACAAATCAATATCTTACGATACACTTAAGGAGATGGACTATCTAGATATGATCATCTATGAAACACTTCGAAAGTGGTCAGTAGAACACATTATCGACAGGGTATGTACGAAACCATACACCCTCTTCGATAAAACCACCGGGCATTCGGTGAACCTCGAACCAGGCGAAACAATATGCATACCCATTGCTGCCTTCCATAGGGATGCAAACTACTTCTCTGATCCGGAAAAATTCTATCCTGAGCGCTTCAGTGAAGACAAACGCGGTTTTATTCGACCTTATACCTTTCTGCCTTTTGGAATTGGGCCAAGGAATTGTATTG GTGCAAAGTTTGCCTTaatgcaaatcaaagcagcaatggTTAGCCTTTTTTCAGAGTTCCATGTGGAATCTTTATCGCCGAAGGCTGTCGAACTAACTGCTGATAATAAAGCATTTTTTCTACTGCCCCAAAGTAATCCTACTGTCCGTCTACTGTGTAGAAAatcatcataa